The Halichondria panicea chromosome 10, odHalPani1.1, whole genome shotgun sequence region AATTtcgtataaataattataatgatgctctatatatacaacgaaatatacgaaaatttccaccgtACGAATAACCGTATAATAGAGCTATATTATTACATGAACTAATTTACCATGGAATTGCATTGATcgtaacaattattataatagcgcGCAACAAACAACATAGTCATGTAATTAGTGATGTGTAATTTTTTGCGAATGATTAGTTCGAAAATTAGCTACGTATTACTTTTTCATTCACCGTACTCTTACAACGTTAAATTGCAGTGACGTGAATGCCAcagctcattaattattatgaccgATTGACATAATTCTACTAACATggtttatacatgtaaaaaGAACGAACGATACTGTGAGATCACCTTTGACTGAGTGTGTACGTTAGCCCCAGATTTAGTAAGGGCAAGCACAACCCCATCATGTCCATTGTCACTGGCCCAGTAAATAGCAGTCTTGTTACACTGAAAATCAATTAAAGCATTAACCAACACAGTAGAAAAATTCCACTCACCTCATCTGCCTGATTTGGATCAGCCCCACACTCCAGTAGCTCttgaaccacacccacattaccAGTTTTGCAAGCCTCAAGAAATGACTGGGAAAAGTATATGGTATATGCAATACACTGCTAtaggaacataattatgagcgtTCTCAGCAGCTACACTGAGTACAGATACTCCATGCACTCACCATTGTGGGTCTGGGACACAGCTCTCTGACTGAGCTGATCACTTCCTCAACTGATGGTCTCTGCTCGGGGTGGTCGTGAAGGCAGCGAACAACAAGAGGATAAAGAGCGTGTTTCTCACCCATTTTGTCACTAATGATAGCAGATTTTCGTCGCATGAGCTCGACTTTACCCTCACTAATGTACTTGGCATGGTTTCGATCTTCTCGAGGTATGTTGAAGACATTAGGAAAGTATCCGATAACAGTGTGAACGATGAGATGACCGAATGAGAAGATGTCCAGCTTGGTAGTATAGATAGGGTATTCATCGTAGCACTCGGGAGGCATGTATTTTGGATTTCCAGGAATGTTTGTCAGAAAATGAGTTAAACGCTCCTGTTCAATGAATCTGGACATTCCCAAGTCTCCGATCTTGGCTGTGAGACCCTCAGTGAGCAGGATGTTGGgagcagtgaggtcacgatggataAGGGGAGGGGTCAGAGAGTGAAGGTAGCGAAGACCTTTGGATACATCATACAGAATACAAATTCTAGTAGTGAGATTCGTGTCTGGCTTTGTTTCAACGAAATCAGCCAAGTCCGAATAAAGCCTCTccattaggccactccaagtgatactctggtttctggtccaccgcctgcatcagattttattcttggatttctatctcattatctctttccttggcaatctgttgtagaaattacaacaatgggtaaggaatcgttatgatgaattagatgaagttgtatgtgagctcctccctgacaaacaaactgtagtctaggtaaccgccttatcagtcaagtaggctaaaaatctgtgtcctttgatgtaagctttgatgtctctttgtgcatatgtagttgtaaaaaaaaaaaagaaacctttgactagctaggaagagtagcagcagtaggcagcagtagtagtagcagtgcaagcaggactagactagattaaaaagttggtggaaagaataactgaccgtttggacgtcacctggctgccagactttcatctggactcttccccctgagtagctggcctttctctaagccacaaaactgagcaagaagctgaagaagcagctagacagagacatgtacctagccttgagaattgggaggcgtggctcaactagttagcccagcccagaggaattgttaccgtgggtactgaacaaccgtagaagtagggctacccctggctttactgaattaactagctgtgtctgctgtctagttggaccagatttagctagataatggggtagagaatagttgagcggtgctgtgtgtagcttgaactgtactggctggcaagaatctagtaagcaccctatgcactgataactcgtcagaatggagggtatgttctagggatctggacagctgtacatccaaaggagccagggagtgccaatcatcttctcccagtctctgacacgctaaacaaaaggagctagaactgggagtcccagctagaattgctagccggatctagactaatagaatgacttggaggcgtggtgaggccggatccacactaattgatcgacctaaagacgctcctgttccagatttcacgaatggcaaggaaagggttattggatttctatctcattatttctactacgcatgcgcagaatggtccatgcggtacaaaatagtgtgataatgatattcatttgcaaaataatgagattcataaggtgaaattgataatgacataatgagaaaaaccgcccgcccgcatgcaattagaaaaacttcaggaccagaaaccagagtatcacttggagtggccttatcaAACTGATGTCGTTCTTATCACGGCCGTAATGAACGCCAACAAAGCCGACCACATTCGGGTGATCCAagccactcaaaatgcaacactCCTTGCGAAACTTTGCTACAATGTTCTTCTTCTGTCCATGGGAAGGTTCTTGGAGCAAAATATTATGGAGCTTCTTAGCAATGCAGAGTCTTCCATTCACAGTCACTCTAAAGACATAGCCATAAGCCCCTGAGCCTGCTTTGTTTTCATCCTGATCTAATCCTTCTACCTGAACTACTAGATTGTCGAGCTTCACCTCAGCCATTAAATTTGcaaccatagatactgtacactccgtggatgtgaaacactTCCGCCCACTACCAAAAGTCCTGAAACACTCATTGCAACGGATGACACGGACCCAGTATCCGGAATTCCGTATAGTATACGGAATCTACTGCATGGATACAATAATAACAGTAACTACGTGTGAGTGATTGGATAACTGAAGCTCCCAGTCCAAGTTCTTCCAGTGCTAACTGATTATCTGCGCAGGGAGAGCCAAGAGAGATGTTCATGAATGAAAGTGGAAATGCAGAAATCATATTGGAACctgatctagctacatgtacactgctgacttaatttttgtgatgacattgtatatatagcacagcatgtatgcacacagaaTATTATATAGGCAGGCATCCATGCACGGAGATAGACTTAGTAATAGACAACTAAATGGACAACTAAAACTGATTTAAAGTTGAAGGAGGATTCTTCTTCGTCTTATCGCTACTTGTGCTCGTACACTTGTTTGTTAGTCTTGCAtcagggaataattatgctcctttCCGCTTCCTTTGGTGATAGAGCATTACCTAAATTAAAAAAGTATgttagtaataataatttactcAGGCCGCTGTTGTACGATCATGTATGCATTATcatcatacagtacatttgtATGAGTAAACATGTTCACCACAAAAAGACACGCTTTCCTGAAATAACAAAACATTTACTGAGGGTCAAAATAGATTCTCCTGGTATAAGGACATCTATATTATTGAATGACCACATCATTTAAGTGATGGAGCTTTTTGTTGGCAAGATCGCCTAACCACAAGATAGGTACTGTTGAACACCTATTTTTGACCTATCATTCAGTTTGCTGCTAGCCTTATACATTTCCTTAAGTACTGAACACATTCTCCCAGTACTTCACTTCATAGACTAACAGGAAAGCAAAGCGAAATGTTCCAACCATAAACCCAACCAAAGATCGCCTAACCACAAACTTGTCACCTAGTAAGTTACAGACAAAAATGAGCTCCAAAAGGCTATCCACTAATAATGTAGGCTCAATATACATGCTCTATGATAGACTTACCTCCCACCTACGAGTACAGCAAGCCTTCTCCTCAACTGAAGCCACAAGTGCGCAGCTGTGCAAGAAAAACAACACTAAAAGTGTCCATTTCTGCAGCTGGGTGCCGTTGCAGTGAGTGAACACAAATACTCCGTAATCTACCCGTATACTACctacgtttcacatccacggagtgtacagtatctatgttgcaactagcctcggtcccaggccgattttttttaatagaacgaagttgaaaaatacggcctggtattgattgtatctgggcgtggcaggaaccggaaaccaaagcagagattcttcacactttgtttcctgtcatatttcaccgtataagtttaataccgtaatttagctccgtgtatGCTCTGAAGTAACTGAaatctagccatagattatctagctagctagctactgcaagtttaagttgttcagattaacgtatacattgtctgcttcacaagaaggccccactctcattgcagaacaggcccagctcttgtcagaaggaagaaacgtctttgccatggttttcaacatggtatggcaagtctcttgCTTTCACTCACTGCCCTTTGTGATGGACTACAAACTAGTACTAGTAGTAGGTAGGACCAACACTGCCGGCCCATGTAGATAGGTGTGTTGTTCTTGCAAATCTCTCTGCTTCTTGTTTTTTGgttcctaaccacgcccagatacacgcccagatacaatcaacaccaggcctagttgtcggcctagctagaaacaactcgggctggaatcgaggctatgttgCAACCAACAGTGAGTTACTGTCCAAAAGCCAAGGGCGTATCCTTTTACTTTGCGCATGCGGATGTAACGTGTGGGTGTTTTAACATGTGCGACCAGCCTGGAATCCTGTGACACAATCTAGAGAGATCATGAGCTGAGATCAGTTTGGCTAGCTGTGGAGTGGTCTAGATGTATTAGACACtgaagtgtatatatactcactGCTGCAACtagtctagatctatatatagagtCTAGACTAACTCTAGAGTCTTAGTGTCTAGTGTCTAGAGTCTATAGACTCTACTTGGAGTCAACTGGTGGAGACTCAGAGGCCGAAGGCCTCATTTGAACATCAACAACAAGTACATGAAGAGTTGCCCGAACTGTGCAGCTTCAATGGGGCACTATGGAAATGCTCAGGAAGGTATAATGTAGTAACCTTAAACCATGCTTTGGGGGCGAGTTTCATGGGACTTGAGCATTATATTCATGCATGGTATGGCCTAATACCAATTTAAttgtagactcgcaagctgttcgcctgcaacagtgacggcttgtgAGTCTAATTTAATTGGGGGCAAGTTCCTTGGGTTAAAATGAATGCTTGACTGGTCTCATGTAACATTTTTGAGGTTTGTGGTGTTCGATGGTTGGGGCAGCTGTATAGACAACCATGCAGtcagtactgcatgtatgttgGGTTTGATTCACTGTGATTATATAGTTGTGCACAATGCATGAGGGTGTGCTATACACGTCATGGTAttaaaacaaacaaactaccCCTTGAATAAGACGGTCACTTGAGTGTTTTTCTCGATGCATACATGGGAGAAGCAATAGACCAGATTAGTGAATGCAGGGGATTCCGCTGGTCTGGCTACAATTCGTGATCCGCTGTTTATAATTttcatagctatatacacttgcagtggaacctccatattATAACCAAAACCTCCATAATTAACGAACACCATTGGAAtagccttttggccgttataaaGATGTAgtctttgttgagaggtttgAATTGCCAACCACGTAGTCAATTCCTGCTGTAAACAAATTTtgagctttgctaactgcttctctaGCCCATTCAAACTTTGAAAAGACTGTAGGAACGAGCTATAGCTAAAcaggattattagcgcttactcgaatACTCTGggcagttaaggcctgggtcaggcactgataagattaattttattcattgcctacattttatgtagatcatgtagatcatgtagtgttaatgagattcataatgtttattaatgttattcattgcatgtgacgtcataaggtcaatgtatttgcttagctagctgctagaactattatagattatctttggcaacaaatacggcggacttaaacaaggtaagagtagctgtttaggccctcaaaagatagattatgttgttatgattatgtttccttgatgggaagtaaaaatgtccaaaactttcttagctatgctagcttctttagctctgacagccaccctagaggtaggctattttgtgtatctcaagaatacaataactcctactcttcccatcaaggatactagtacctagctatgagatgttcatctagccttgtttttgaagcttgatcttggcatcttcaacgccgtatttgcacttctctttctgaaagtggcatgacgtcatcatcatttatgggactaattagcataattgaattaagctaattagttttttggaaaaagaaaacattgagcttcattttggatcattttgaagcagcatacactgtatattgcaaataatacagcagtatgaacatagtataaattttggtgttaaaatctggacccgggccttaagtgcgcagagtataactg contains the following coding sequences:
- the LOC135343014 gene encoding uncharacterized protein LOC135343014 isoform X4, whose product is MERLYSDLADFVETKPDTNLTTRICILYDVSKGLRYLHSLTPPLIHRDLTAPNILLTEGLTAKIGDLGMSRFIEQERLTHFLTNIPGNPKYMPPECYDEYPIYTTKLDIFSFGHLIVHTVIGYFPNVFNIPREDRNHAKYISEGKVELMRRKSAIISDKMGEKHALYPLVVRCLHDHPEQRPSVEEVISSVRELCPRPTMSFLEACKTGNVGVVQELLECGADPNQADECNKTAIYWASDNGHDGVVLALTKSGANVHTQSKSGQSPLWIASFNGHQKCVGLLIDAGANVDIQNKDGATALIVAAHKGYCGVVRILLEAKADVHIKTNDM